In the Scomber japonicus isolate fScoJap1 chromosome 18, fScoJap1.pri, whole genome shotgun sequence genome, one interval contains:
- the flr gene encoding tetratricopeptide repeat protein 30A codes for MTTIKDGEYTATIYKLIKDSQYVEAIHILNGQLQKHTKSRAALSLLGYCYYHIQDFTNAAECYEQLTQLHPEVEEYKVYYAQSLYKACAYPEATKASFALDTPSSHTKMVKLQACIKYCEEYYSAAKSLLEQLPPDDPDYIYNMGCLLYQDGKYEEACKRFMSAMQVLGYMPALSYNIALCYYNLKNYDQSLKYIGEIIERGIREHPELSIGMTTDGIDVHSVGNTLVLHQSALIEAFNLKAAIEYQQKNLKGAQEALTDMPPRSDEELDPVTLHNQALLNMDMKPSEGFEKLAFLLQQPSFPPVTFGNLLLLYCKHEYFDLAADVLAENAHLTYKFLSPYMYEFLDALLTCQTAPEEAFRKFDEMNAKLTEQLRKLAKQVQEARLARDDEGQKKALQDYDLMQEKYIVVLMAQAKIYWNRENFQMVEKIFRKSVEVCNEDDTWKLNVAHVLFMQNKYKEAIGFYEPIVKKHYDNILNVSAVVLANLCVSYIMTSQNEEAEELMRKIEKEEEQISYDDPDKKVFHLCIVNLVIGWERTHGSTPSGASCLCWRTCPNIWSC; via the exons ATGACGACTATAAAAGACGGAGAGTACACGGCCACGATCTACAAACTG ATTAAAGACAGTCAGTATGTAGAAGCAATACACATCCTGAACGGGCAGCTTCAGAAACACACCAAG TCCAGGGCGGCGCTCTCTCTGCTGGGTTACTGCTACTATCACATCCAGGACTTCACCAATGCGGCGGAGTGCTACGAGCAGCTCACCCAGCTGCACCCGGAGGTGGAGGAGTACAAGGTGTACTACGCCCAGTCCCTGTACAAAGCCTGTGCTTATCCCGAAGCCACCAAGGCCTCCTTCGCACTGGACACCCCAAGCAGTCACACCAag ATGGTCAAGCTACAGGCCTGCATCAAATATTGTGAGGAATATTACTCGGCTGCTAAG tcACTGCTGGAGCAGCTGCCCCCGGACGACCCGGACTACATCTACAATATGGGCTGTTTGCTTTACCAGGACGGCAAGTACGAGGAAGCCTGCAAGAGGTTCATGTCTGCCATGCAGGTGCTGGGATACATGCCAG CGCTGTCCTACAACATCGCCCTGTGTTACTACAACCTGAAGAACTACGACCAGTCCCTCAAATACATCGGAGAGATCATAGAGCGAGGCATCAGGGAACATCCAG AGCTGAGCATCGGGATGACGACAGACGGCATTGACGTCCACAGTGTGGGCAACACCCTGGTGCTGCATCAGTCCGCCCTGATCGAAGCATTCAACCTCAAAGCTGCCATCGAGTACCAGCAGAAGAACT tgaaGGGAGCTCAGGAGGCTTTGACAGACATGCCCCCCAGATCAGATGAG gaGTTAGACCCGGTGACGCTCCACAACCAAGCTCTGTTGAACATGGACATGAAGCCATCGGAGGGCTTTGAGAAACTCGCCTTCCTGCTGCAGCAGCCGTCCTTCCCTCCCGTCACCTTCGggaacctgctgctgctctactgcaaACACGAG taTTTCGACCTGGCAGCAGACGTCTTGGCAGAAAACGCACATCTCACCTACAAGTTCCTCTCACCA TACATGTACGAGTTTCTCGACGCCTTGTTGACCTGTCAGACGGCACCAGAGGAG GCGTTCAGGAAGTTTGATGAGATGAACGCCAAACTGACCGAGCAGTTACGCAAACTGGCCAAGCAG GTGCAGGAAGCCCGGCTGGCTCGAGAcgatgaaggacagaagaaagctCTGCAGGACTACGACCTGATGCAGGAGAA GTACATCGTGGTCCTGATGGCCCAGGCCAAGATCTACTGGAACCGAGAGAACTTCCAGATGGTGGAGAAGATTTTCCGCAAGTCGGTGGAGGTCTGCAACGAGGACGACACCTGGAAGCTCAACGTGGCTCACGTGCTCTTCATGCAGAACAAATACAAGGAGGCCATCGGCTTCTACGAGCCCATCGTCAAGAAACACTACGATAAC ATCCTGAACGTCAGCGCTGTCGTCCTGGccaacctgtgtgtgtcctACATCATGACGAGTCAGAACGAAGAG GCCGAAGAGCTGATGAGGAAGATcgagaaagaggaggagcagataTCCTACGACGACCCCGACAAGAAGGTCTTCCACCTGTGTATCGTCAACCTGGTCATCGG cTGGGAACGGACACATGGTTCTACGCCAAGCGGtgcttcctgtctctgctggAGAACATGTCCAAACATATGGTCATGCTGA